From the Tursiops truncatus isolate mTurTru1 chromosome 6, mTurTru1.mat.Y, whole genome shotgun sequence genome, the window aaaccagaaaatacagagaggtgaaaattaaaacagaggAAGGAGGGATATTATAAACAAGGCTCCATTAAACAATCTTATCCAGGTATTTCCTTGGAATAAATTTCTGGAGATAGGATAGCCAGGTCTAAGGAATTAATGTACTTTTTAAGGATATTTAAGATGCCATATTGTCCCATAGGAAACTTTTGCCAGTTTAACCTCTCCCCATCAATACACAGGAGTTTTTTTCCCTATACCCTATACCCCACTGATAGTCTATATTATCACTCTTTTTTATCTCTGCCAGAATGGTGGGAGGGGCGTATCTTATTGtcttcttttgaatttatttaatcataaatgggattaaacattttttcatatcGCCTGTTAGTATTTCTTTGTGATGGTGCCAGTTTGTGTCCTTACCTATTTTTCAGTGAGAGTGTTCTCCTTTTTCTGACTAATGGTGCTCGTAATTAAAGCATCCTGTCTGACTCCTGCCCCTGCCAGTACAATCAGACAATCTTTATTGACTGGAAGTGCcaattctcttccttcttgcattgCAAGCATTTAGCAAGACTGCAACCATAACTTGCTGAAGTAACTGACACGGTCCCAGTGGAGTTACAAGGGAGACCATGCAAAggcattattagagaaattcatgGAAAATATTAAGTGTATACTTTCTGCTCAGTAGCTTGCATGCCCTAATTCCTTTATAGCTtgtaatgcttttttaaaatttagaactaCTACTGATGAGTTGTTTTTTCTAAATGGATTATACTAACTCATTTTATTGTCTGATCCTTCCACTGATAACCAGTATCTAGTTCTTGTgcctttaaacatttcttctaacTTTTGGACTGAATTTGCCTCAATTTTATCATAAGACTTTCTCAGTTTGACTACATTGTTGGAGCCCTGTACTTGGATGAATCTTGAATCTGAACAGTTTAGCAGCGTGCTGTTAAAGTAATATCAGGAGAAGCCTTCCAAGAGCTGAACCGGGTACATTTCACCCTCTTTGATGCATTTGGGTAGCCACAGTCGCTGTTAATTCTTGCTTGAAGATAGATGGTTCTGAAATGGggtagaggagagagaggaagagaagattcATTTCAGCTAGAAGATGAATTAATACAGATGAAGGACCACACAAGAAAATTTAAGTAAACAATCTGGGTAATCTAGGTacaaaataactttcaaaaagaTAAAGTTTATTAAAGTGTCATGTATTATTAAATTGATTTAACAGACAGAAAGTGGCTTTCTAATTGGGAAAATCCAATCTGAAATTCTTCCATAGTCTGACTGTAGACATTTCATTCcaggcagaaaacaaacaaacaaaaaacaatgaaaggcaGATATTAAACTTTTCTGTAGCATTTTCCATGCCTTTAGATATAAAAATCACACTGTATGCATTAGGAATGAACAATGCTCTCTGCATTAAATCATAGGCATCTAATTCAACCATCCAATATCACCATGGATCTTCActctcttaaaataataaaataccaagcCACAAACTTTGTATCATTTTAACTAAACCAAGTTGAGAAGCAAATGGGCcagaaatttcaattttttttttttttttttttaacagtaggGAGACAGGAAGGGTTTTAACTCTATGGGAGCGTGTATAAGCTCTTTTAACGTGCTGAACTTTCCTAGAATAAACAACCTTGGCAGCAAGAGGATTAAGTCATTGAGGTGTTCCATTTTTCAATATTCTCTGATCCGTGTCCTCTAGCCATTGTTTTGGTGGAGTTCAAAGGTGAGAGACAGAGCAAAGCAAGTAcgaaagagcaaaaggaaagaggaacagAGAGTAGAAGGTGGAGGGGGAATCCTCCTTTAAAACTGTCTTCAGGACTTCCTAACAAGACTCTTGGTCACCCAGGAGGTGGTTAGCATCACTTTCTTTCTGCCAAACTTCAGAAACAGTGAACATTACCTAAACCACCACCAGTCCAACCGAGGGGAGCCTTGGAATAGCACAGTAATACTTAAACAGaggatgaaggaggaagagaaggaaaaggagatttTGGAGAGAAATGGAATTTGAATTCTAAGAATATACCTTATTTCCTCCTGAGTAGTGCTGTGAATTTATTAAAGAAGTAGAAGCATCTTCTGATTTCCACTCGGACGATCTCCCAGGCGCAGTGACTGTATTTCTTATCTTTGAGGAACCTGTCTATCCTGTTGAAATACCTCCTCAGCTCTAGGTTTCTCAGCTGGGGGACTGGAGTTCCTGACTGTGTCCGCTCATCCTCTGCCACCTCTCTCATGTCTTcgttttcctcctcttcttccaagCATTGTTCCAGGTATTGCAGCTGTTGATCAAGTCCGATTTGGACTTGTCTCAGGTGTTTCTCTTCCCAAGTGGATTTGAAGGTGTCTTGAATGAAGATGTGGAAGGCCtgtctggacatttcatagaagGCCTCCTTGATGTCCCTCGTCAGAGGCTGGGTGTGTGAGAGGATCTCTTGGGGCAACTCAAAAGCTTTGCTTTCTCTTAGACACTCTATAGGAAATGACTTGCTCATCCTTCTCAGAAGGCTCAGATTTTTCCAGGTGACTCTCCTCAGGTGAACATTCAGCAAGTTACAGTCCAGAGAGAGGATGCCGGTGACAAACAGACCCATGAGGCACACCGGCCACATACACTTTCTAATCACATCGGGCTCGGCGCTCATTGTTTTTCCTCACCCCCTTAGCTGAAAAATCCACAAGACTCAAGGTTGACAGTGAGTGAGGTTTTAGGTCTTAAGTATTACTTCGTGTGCCTTTTATACACCTGGGTATCTTCAGTGGGGAGGAGTTTTCTCATTCGTCATTTTATGGTACTCAGGGTTTCAGCCCCTTTGCCTCTGAGGCTTTTTTTGACTTTGGGTGACTACATTGACTTTGGaaatgcaatcttttttttttttttctttctttcagagaAGTGAGCAAAGCATTATCATTGTGTTATCTTAGGTGCCTGGGTGATCCATCCCAGTACTATAGAATCATCAGAACCAGCCTGATGCAGACTGTTTCAGAAAGAACTGAAAACTGGGACTCTATACACTTACTTACC encodes:
- the IFNK gene encoding interferon kappa, producing MSAEPDVIRKCMWPVCLMGLFVTGILSLDCNLLNVHLRRVTWKNLSLLRRMSKSFPIECLRESKAFELPQEILSHTQPLTRDIKEAFYEMSRQAFHIFIQDTFKSTWEEKHLRQVQIGLDQQLQYLEQCLEEEEENEDMREVAEDERTQSGTPVPQLRNLELRRYFNRIDRFLKDKKYSHCAWEIVRVEIRRCFYFFNKFTALLRRK